The sequence ACTAAGCACGATAAAACACAGGGTGTATTTTGTTGGTTGAGACAAGACTTTGACTAACAATTACCTGCAGAGATGGTCACAAGAAATCAACAATGTTCGCATCATCATAGATTCTTCAAGTCTTATTGCACTGTTCAACTTGCTACGGATGCAGTTCAAGGGGTGTTCAACTGAATAACACTATTGTTTTTTTTTAAGATATTCATTACACCATTTGGGGTTAAAAACGGAGTTACACCGTACACCTAATCAAATGAGCAATGGCAACAGCAAGCAATACACCATGGGACCGGAACTTTAGTTTCATCAACCTTCCACCATGATCTTGCTGCTAGTCCCCCAGTCAATGTCGTTCTGAAGCATGAAGGCTGATATTGAACTTTGCTGTTTTGTATCAAATAGATGATTCATGACGATTTTCATACAAATTCTCGTGTATAAACGAAAACAAATGAGCTCATGGTCACCTGGATCATCAAACGGCGTTTAGACAATTGCTCGTAGACCTCATACTTGGGAATCGCAAAATCATCTCCAGCGCCCTAGCAGTATGTTGTACAAAACAATACCCCCTCCATTCACaagtataagatgttctaacttttatccgaatcggatgtatatagacatattttagtgtgtttgttcactcatttcagtccgtacgTGGTCCATATTAAAATacccaaaacatcttatattttgaaagGAATAGCAAATACTATGATACTGCTGAACATAAAACAAAAGGTCCACATGTATTGAAATTATATCATAGTACATGCCAAGGAAATTAGTTGTCATCAGGGCATATCAGATTAAGTTACCTGCCAAGTTGCAGTACCATCGTCtggattttttttttaatttatgCATGCAATGCCAAGAACAGAAAAGGGGCAAACAACGATGATGTCAGAGTTGGTACTATGAAGAAGACCGGTTTAATTAACCACATATTCAGGAGGCTTTCCACCTTCCAAGCATTTCACCATCCAACAATTTTTTAAACATCTAAAGGAAAAATACCAAGAAGACTAGATAACAACGGCGTTAGGACAGTGAAGAAACCTATACTTTGGACTCCGTTTTTGTATACACCCTGTACAAGTGGCAGCAGTGGATATCCTATGTGTTCACCTGGGAGTTCCAGCTCAGTCACAAGAACACAGGTCATGACAAGATTGCCTAGCCCACACCCCACCATCCACAATTCTCTAGCCAGGATTCCAAAATAGGTCTTCGTATTCTCCGCGGATGCCTATATTGAACTCCAAATGTGACCAGGATTATTGTGATTTACATCACTCGCTGGATGCGATGACAACAATAATCGCACCAAGGCGAACTATAAGGTTCATTGTAAAATATAGTTACCATAGCCGATGCTAATCTGAACTAAGTTCTCTATGTCCCCTTCTTGGTGTTCTTTGCTCCAACCTCCCTGGTTTGTCCTACTTTGGCATGACCAAGGTGTGACAAAGCCAAGCCCAACAAATACCAAGCAGAAGCACATGCCGTATCTATAAACACATTTGCTAGGGGGGACTGGCATGAACTGCTTAAGCCATATGCTACTTCCTTTCACCACCTAAGAGAGGAGGGAGGGAATGGGCTCACGGTCACAGCGATGCGGTTCTTGCTATGTCAAAGCAATCATCAGCAGGCTCAAGCCCAGATGCCTTGGAGGGAAGCCGCAGCGTTGCGAGAGCGGCGCCAGATGCGTTGGAGGGAAGCCGCAGCGTTGTGAGAGCGGCGCCAGATGCGTTGGAGGGAAGCCGCAGCGTTGTGAGAGCGGCGCCAGATGCGTTGGAGGGAAGCCGCAGCGCTATGAGAGCAGCATAGTCAAGGCAGAAGTAAGGCACGATACTCTTCAGGATATTCTGTACtctcagcagagcttcgagggGGATGAGATTGGGGCACCATCACCTCGGAGGCATTCCCCGAAGGTTCGTCCGCTTAACCTGGATTGCCCTTACGGGGACAACTCCCCCAATATCCAGGATAGCTTCTCCATCGACAGGGTTACTCTGAGGAGCCAACGCAGCGTAGCCAGGAGAGTCAGCTTCAGATCTCCTGATCACTCAGACATATTCATCATTCCCGCACGCAACGATCCTGCTGGTTATTACTCCAGTGATGAGGAATCCACAGAGAGTATAAGTGAAGAAGGCATTGGTGCAAAGAGGCCTCCTTGTGCCATAACCAGATACTAAAAGGCCTGCTATCTGGTGCAACATCAAAAATCAAAACAGGCAGGCTGGAAGAAAAGGGGCTCACAACAAACAAGCTCGTTGCTCAGGCTATTTCTTTACAGAAGATACTTATATGGTACTGAAGCAATAGAAGTATGTGTCTTGATAGTTGGTTTACCCAGGAATATGATATTTGCCACTTTAACGCCTAATATACTTCATGCAGTAGTATATGTACTTTTGTGTTTCTTGCCCTTCACTTTTTCAATGTATTGTATTTTTTCCAACTTGCTGTTCTGAACTGAAGTGTATCTAAGAAAAAGGTTATGTACCGTACAGAATATCCTACATATGCAAGTACAAAAGCACTTCTTCCATAAAAATACTCATTAAGCTGTACAAGGTTTATTTTCTAAGACTAGGGGCAAAAGATAAGAGATGCGCACATATGACCTCATAAAACAGCCATATCTATAAGATACATTCGTCAACAAAGTGGCAGTTCCTAATGTGAACATACGTTCAGTGGATCAGGATGAGAAACACCAGGTGTGCTACTTCTGTACACTTAGCTATATTCAGATTTGAAGCCTTCTGTCAGAGCAACAACCTTCGAAATTAACTTTGGCTGTAGCCTGGAAACAGCTTTCCGAATATCCTATAAAATGATAGTTTTGGTCAGATATGTAGCGTTTTCACAACAGTTTGATAGTTCACTGGCTACATACCTCAAGACTATATCGATTCGAGAAATGGGTGAGTATAATTGCCTCATTTCTAAACCACTGGGAATGCTCCATTATCTAGGAACCATAAAATGGGTTTATGTTAGTGACTGATAGTACATCATATGCAAATATCTCCTCATCATCAGAACTGTCCCAAAGCTCATTAGGATGGCTAGGGGGTGTCCGTATGGGAACCATTACCTCAGACAGATGCATGTGGCCATGCTCTCGGGCATGATCAACATCAACTTGGTCATCTAGGAAGGTTGCCTGCCAAAATTTTGAAAGATGTTGGCAACCAAATGATAAGATGTGCAGAACTGGAGGAAGTTCAGATAGCCTTTGGCATTTACACTGATGAACAAACTAGCAGAAATTATTATCCTACTCAccccgtttctttttactccgcgtattagatttGTCCAAGGTCAAACTTTGTAAGGTTTGACCAgatttatattaaaaatattgacatctacaataccaaataaatATTGACATCTATGAATGTGATACTTGTACTCATATATAAGCAACAGTACAATGTTACGGAGCCCACTTTCTAACATCTATCGGTATGTGATGGGAAGAACGCCATCCTATTATACTATTAATCACTGTCCATCTATTTGCTTCTTAACCCAATCCCATGCTCCGTGATAGTATCAAATCACAAATGTGGCCAGTTTCATGGCATTCCacattttctttcctttttatgtTACCTAATAATGTAAGTACATCGGGGACAAACACTTTGGCCGTCTGTGGAGTGATGGGATAGAACTTGACACTACAAAGgtgttttcaggaaaagaaaaTTCTGAACAAAGCAACACTAAAGTCAAAAAGTACCTCAGTTATAAGAACCTTTGCTCTCAGTGCATCCGCATTCCGTGGGTCAAGAATAAAATCAGATGTTGTATCTCCGGTAAAAGCAACTTCTGGGTACAGTATGGTATCTGTAATCTAATAAAACATACAGTGAGTTACAACATAAGAAACATTTCTGATTGAGAGTGCAACAAAAGCTCACCTCAGAGCCTGATTGCTTTAATTTTACTATTTGACTTCCCTTCAAGTGAGCATACTGTTTTTTCAGCTTTCTTCTAACAGAGTATATGACGTAGCCCTTCATGATATTCACAAGGAAAAAGATGGGACAATAAGCATTAAATTATGCTACATAACTGCATGGTGAGTAACTCTATTATTCAACTGAGTCAAGGAGCAGTACCTGGCTGGGTACAGTATGGTGAGTCTGAAGTGGTCTGGCAACAAGGTCATTGCGTATTTCATATGTTTCTCCTGAAAAAGAAATGCTGCACTTTAAGAAGTAAACAAGGAAAAATAAAAGGGCCAACGGTGAAATGATCTCCATACCCAAGTCAAGAGCAACTAATTCAACTTCCAGGTCAATTCGACTCATTCTACGATGGATCTGAAGCATCTCCTCAACATCATCCCTTATGCACGGAGGTACAAATACGGTTGGAGGCTTCAAATTGTAGAGGCCACGGGTTGCTATATACATTGGAAGACCACCCTGAAAAGTTATCAGTTTAGCACATAATAACCGATCTATTAGTGATCTTTCCCTAGTTCAAGGTAAGTCGGTAACTGGAGCATATGGGAGAACTGAAGTAGCAAACAACAGAGCATCTCACCTTACTTTGCATTCCAGCAGAGAAATAAGAGGTCATAATTAAGAAGCTATTGCTAACTGTCAAATGTGCAACTGATAGAGTAAGATGATTATATTTGATTATTTCAAACATTTTAAGCAGCCTAATTTAGGCtaacttacccccccccccccccccaaactatTGACAATGATGATATTATCCCTCACAAGTCAGAACAGTATCTTACTATCTCTTGTTAAACATATTAATTTACCAGTTACTACCAGGTTACCATTATCAGTTACTATGGACTCAAATACTAATATACTATATTAAGCAAACAGTTCAGAGGAAAAGGTTAACTATAAATGCAAATCGAATCATGAAACATCTAGAAATTGTTACTTAATATAATGCATCACACAGGACATGTTTCTCCAGGCAAGGTGCAAGTACTGAAACACTGTAATATAAAGTTATTTGTATTGAAAACTGAGAGCTCCATCTCGCAATGGCGCATCAGAGCTTAGCTAGAGACGCATACGCAAACCAATTAACCAAGCAGAACAGCGACGAGACCAGTCAGAAAAGGACTCGAATGCTCACGATGTGGTCGAGGTGGGCGTGGGTGATGAAGAGGTGGTCCTGTCGCACGGCGAAGAGCGGGCCCCGGCCGATGTCGAAGGCGACGTTGAGGGACGGCACGGTGACGCAGGTCTCGTGCCCGCCCACCGAGATCCCCTCGACGGCGTACCCCTCCGCCTCCACGCCCTTGCGCTGCACCTGGGCGCGCGCGCGGCGGTACTCCTCCTCGTCGGTGAGCGCCCGGTCGAGCACCGAGAGCAGCCCGCTCCCCGCGCCCCCGCCGGGCCCGGAGACGGTGGAGGCGGCCGCCTTCTTCGAGGCGAGCGTCCGGAAGCGGGAGGCCGTGCCGGGGGtgggggagaggaggcggcggcgggtgaggcggAGCGGGGCGAGGGAGAAGAGGGAGGTAGTGGTCGCCATTTCGGCGTCTGGCTGGTGCTTGGACGGgacgaacggtggcgacggtgccgggggtttgggggttttgctGTGCTCCGGTCGAGGATAACGAGACGATTTCGCGCTGGAGCCCCTGCCTTGTTGCGATATTATTTTCGTCTAATTTGTCCTAAATACCTTTGGTTTGAACTgaattactccctccgatccaaattaattgttGCTGGTTTAGTATAACTTTGTATCATTTTTAAGTAACACGTCAAGAGTGGCACGGTTCCTCAATTTCATATAAAAGAATATAGTTATCCAGTTAATTAGAAAAGTCAGGCGAAAACCAGATACAAATGGCACCAAAGCTTCCCCCTCCCGATCGGCAGAGCGGCATATGGAGGGAACATACACCAACACACCAAATGAAAGTCCATGAAGAAAACCTCCACTGCACCGAAGAAATTCTCGCCACTCTCCATGAAGCAAGGTCATGACCAACATGGTACGCCCATGGAGGAGTAGAAAAACCCACGTCTCCTGGAGGAGCAGGGAAGACAGCTCGTCAAAGCACCGCAACACCAAACCGTGAGCATCACCACCTTTGAAGGGGAGAGAAGCCAAGTTGCGGAGAACAACAAGATTGAGTTGCCCCGACAAATGTGGCGAAGGGCACGCCCCTTAATTACCATGTGCCGAGCGCAGCCTCCGCCGCCTAAAAACCACAACAATCCAGGGGGCGCCACCATGACGTCCGACAAACCTTGTCAAAGTCATGGTCGGGTATGCACCAATATCAAAGGTGCCACACATACACGATCGCACCATTAGTCCTGACGTCATTGGCCTTGCATCGTCCCTGGTCATCGGTCTCCTTGCCCGGGTGGTGTCCATGGGAAATGCATGTACGAATGATACATCTTTGATGGATTCTTTGTCATAATCGGCTGAATGCATTGATGGTCATTTTGTCTTGTACTCTTCCAAGGTAGAACACTCTCAAAGGTCTATCAAGAGACGTGTGCTCCTTAGAACGTTTGACAAAGAGAAAAAATCACTACAGGTCCTCATACTTGTCGCGTTGGCCGCATTTCTCCTTGTACTTGCAAATACCCAAAATACAGTCCTACAACTTGTCTCAGGTGGTCGTCTACGGTTCAAAATATCATTTCCTCTATGTATCTGTTGACTTGGCGGTTGACTGACGCGTCCACGCGGGTTTTGACCGCCAGCTCATCACCAGACGCCCTGGGCGGGGGAATACgaggtttttttttgcaaaaacgaCGAATTTACGTTTGTCCCCCCGCCTGGTCGGACCGCGCCTCACCTGGCCGCATCTCTACACACCCACCTGGTCAGATCGACCACACGACACCACCTGGTCGGACcgaccgcaccgcaccgcacctcTCCACACCCACCGCACctatcccctctcctctcccgtctCGAACCCTAGTCGacgtcgccgcctccgccgtcgtCGCCGCAGCCACCACCGCCTGGATCTGCTGCCACCTCTCACCGACAGCATGTCATCTGCGAGATCCTCTCGCTCCGGTGTGCGTTCTGGTCTGCGTGGCCACTCTGTTGAGGTGCCACTGGTCGGATGCCTCGATTGTGGCGAACCTGTCAAGTGCTACCGCTCTAGCACCGATGAGCACGATGGCTGGGTTTTCTACAAGTGCACCCACGACAATGTAAGCTTCAGTCTTTTTCTGTTCGATTCATGAACCTGCCATGTTTAGTAGCCATGTTGTGCTCAGTAGGCATGATGGCTGGTTAACTAGCTGTGATTTGCTTAGAAGTTAACAGGTTAACTGAAGAGATCTCTTAACTGAATGTTCAGTAGCCATGATGTGCTTAGAAGTCTTGAATGTGCTCAGTAGCCATGGTTAACTAAATTTTAGACCTTAACTGAACATTTTTTCATGTTAACTGAAGTTTGTCAGTCATTTTCACACATTGCATTGCTTTGGTTGTAGGTCACCTGTGATTTCTGGCGCCGGGAGATGGAATGTGTGTAGCATCTGGTTGAAACTAGAGTTCTTGTTGGTAATGCTGTTGTAGAtgcaattggtgcagctgaggacagGAGGGAAGAACTTGAGAGGAAGAGGACTGAGTGGATGGCAGGAAGAAACTTAGCTGGAAGGGCCTTGGCTGGAAGAGGCATTGCAGGCAGGGTGAATTTTGACAGCCCTAGTGAGAAAAACCTTGCTACCAAGTAGCAAGTTGCTATGCTTCTTGGATTAGGTAGAGAGATCCTGCTAGTGCTAAAGCTTCTTATGGCTAGTGTTGTGGTTCTTTGTATGATGTCTTTCATCTTCATTATGAAGAAGTGAGATGTTGATAAATTAGTAGGTGTTTGAGCTGAATATGTATCTATGGCTGTAATGGATATGATGTTATTTTGGCTTTATGGTTGTAATGGATATGTATCTATCAAGTAATATGAATGTTTCAGTGTCAATGTTGAATCTTCCAATTTGTTGTCAATATTCAGTTAAATTTGTCTTCTCTAAGCTCTGTGAGCTGAACTTTGTCTTTGTCTTTTCTGAGCCAACATGTATGTGGAGAACAATATAGCCAAATATTCAGTTAAATGAGCTTGATTGATATGGCCAAAATGACTGAACTTAACTGAGCAAGGATTCGGTTAAATGAGCTTGATTGATATGGCCAAAATGTAACTGAACTTAACTGAACAAGGATTCAGTTAAATGAGCTTGATTGATATGGCCATTTTTTCTTCATTCTGAACTTAACTGATTGGTCCACAACCACGCACACTGGCACCCTACAACTTGCACTGTACGTTTGGCTTTGGTCCACAACCACCAGATCCATCTTTGCTTCCTCCCTAGCCACAAGTATATCTCTTCCACCACCAGATCCATCACCACTCGTTccccttcttctcttcttcttccagCACCACAAAGTTCCATCTCTCTTCAACCATGGCGTCGTGGGATGATCTCCCTAGCTCTTCTGGAGACGACTATGTTACCAGCAAGGTTGGTCATCTCCTCCTCATCTCCTCCTCATCTCCTACTAGGGTTACCAATAGCTAGGGTTTTCTTTCTTCATTCTGAATCCAATCTGGATTTGTTTTAGGCTCCTACCACAATCTTCTGTGAGGAATGGAGAGGCCTGGCCATAGATTTGCCTAGTTTTACATGTCAGCATGGAACTTTGTGTGAGAAGGTTGTGGCATTTGAATCAGTTGATACTGGCAGGAGGTTCCTAACCTGTGCCCAGAAGGTTAGTACAAATTCATTCACACTGTCAAAAGTTTAAAAAGCTCAAATTTTAGTTATTTTTCAGTAGTCAATTTGTATGCCATTTAAAGTGCTAtgtgtagttaactgaatttttttgagtagttaactgaatttcttGATTAGTTAACTGAAATTATGTTTGTTTTAAATTCATAGGAAGTACCTAGCTACAACTATGTGGAGTGGGTTGACCCTGAGTGGCCTGATGCT comes from Triticum aestivum cultivar Chinese Spring chromosome 5B, IWGSC CS RefSeq v2.1, whole genome shotgun sequence and encodes:
- the LOC123112362 gene encoding tRNase Z TRZ2, chloroplastic — encoded protein: MATTTSLFSLAPLRLTRRRLLSPTPGTASRFRTLASKKAAASTVSGPGGGAGSGLLSVLDRALTDEEEYRRARAQVQRKGVEAEGYAVEGISVGGHETCVTVPSLNVAFDIGRGPLFAVRQDHLFITHAHLDHIGGLPMYIATRGLYNLKPPTVFVPPCIRDDVEEMLQIHRRMSRIDLEVELVALDLGETYEIRNDLVARPLQTHHTVPSQGYVIYSVRRKLKKQYAHLKGSQIVKLKQSGSEITDTILYPEVAFTGDTTSDFILDPRNADALRAKVLITEATFLDDQVDVDHAREHGHMHLSEIMEHSQWFRNEAIILTHFSNRYSLEDIRKAVSRLQPKLISKVVALTEGFKSEYS